The following are encoded in a window of Castanea sativa cultivar Marrone di Chiusa Pesio chromosome 5, ASM4071231v1 genomic DNA:
- the LOC142634992 gene encoding uncharacterized protein LOC142634992 codes for MVLGFTGPKFTWHSRRHGHLIWERLDKGVANYDWLSKFPAATVHHLHCYSSDHHPISLTFNPNNEAQRWSRRPFRFEEMCLADSGCRDIVLRAWQVEHHGTPMFKVTKKLKKCKKMPKSWSKEHFGSVKIQIAKKKELLWKAEEAAAKGGDYESLANLRRELNILLDKESRMWKQRARTQWLFTSSNAHDLDRVLESVNKVVSNNMNIELLKAYSREEVDVAIKQMTPLKTPGKEGFMAMKLDMSKAYDMVE; via the exons ATGGTCCTCGGTTTCACAGGTCCAAAATTTACCTGGCATAGTAGGAGACATGGGCATCTGATTTGGGAGCGTCTAGATAAGGGAGTGGCCAACTATGATTGGTTATCAAAGTTTCCGGCAGCTACAGTTCACCATCTTCATTGTTACTCTTCCGACCATCATCCTATCAGTCTGACTTTTAATCCCAACAATGAAGCTCAGCGTTGGAGCAGACGCCCTTTCCGTTTTGAAGAAATGTGCCTGGCCGATAGTGGTTGCAGAGACATAGTTTTAAGAGCATGGCAAGTTGAACACCATGGGACCCCTATGTTCAAGGTCACAAAAAAACTTAAGAAGTGCAAGAAAATGCCGAAGTCTTGGAGCAAAGAGCACTTTGGAAGTGTTAAGATTCAGATTGCAAAGAAGAAGGAGTTACTATGGAAAGCAGAAGAAGCGGCAGCCAAAGGTGGAGATTATGAATCACTAGCCAACCTCAGACGTGAACTTAATATTTTGCTTGACAAGGAGAGCCGGATGTGGAAACAGAGAGCAAGAACACAATG GCTTTTTACTTCATCTAATGCCCATGACCTTGACCGAGTTTTAGAGAGTGTGAATAAGGTTGTCTCTAACAATATGAATATTGAATTATTGAAGGCTTACAGTAGAGAAGAGGTGGATGTTGCTATTAAACAAATGACACCTTTAAAAACACCAG GAAAAGAGGGGTTTATGGCTATGAAGCTagatatgagtaaggcttaTGACATGGTGGAATGA